In Nicotiana tabacum cultivar K326 chromosome 2, ASM71507v2, whole genome shotgun sequence, the following proteins share a genomic window:
- the LOC107814277 gene encoding uncharacterized protein LOC107814277 — translation MKSSAKAISSPGRTEKFPPPLMRFLRSNVGSRSRGRSRASPMFMRKNKNNVTVIETIQEPSSPKVTCIGQVRVRRSSKSAAPSNGGGLRTRTRRSNSAKKQRKKTCWWRIRKTLFCNNSQGKCYKLHKPKSLISVLKNCVCCFRFGYWRKRVETVDSSTQRVVSTSTTESCSTIENVTNTAKIGSSFVTENKEGFVGSNSSTSSPPKNALLLTRCRSAPYRSSSLASRFWGSPLNSSEEPEDNTEIEILKLKTEELEEKSVLENPISPNGENGDLELRKSHESEEMESSNGESSREEEAEEKNGGAYVHPLLLTRCKSEPAKRGERLNPDSVLCMQRRSTDPDSQT, via the coding sequence atgaagagTTCAGCAAAAGCAATTTCAAGTCCAGGTAGAACAGAGAAATTTCCACCGCCATTAATGAGATTTCTCAGAAGCAACGTGGGAAGCAGAAGCAGAGGAAGGTCACGTGCCAGTCCTATGTTCATGCGCAAAAACAAGAACAATGTTACCGTTATTGAAACAATTCAAGAACCATCTTCCCCTAAAGTCACGTGCATAGGCCAAGTTCGTGTCCGACGTTCCTCTAAGTCCGCCGCCCCCTCAAACGGCGGCGGACTTAGAACACGGACACGTCGGTCGAACTCAGCCAAAAAACAACGAAAAAAAACATGTTGGTGGCggattcgcaagactctatttTGCAACAATAGTCAAGGGAAATGTTACAAATTACACAAACCTAAGTCGTTAATTTCAGTTTTGAAAAACTGTGTGTGCTGTTTTCGATTTGGGTATTGGAGAAAAAGAGTCGAAACGGTAGATTCTTCAACTCAGAGAGTAGTTAGTACTAGCACTACTGAAAGTTGTAGTACTATTGAAAATGTTACAAATACTGCCAAAATTGGAAGTTCTTTTGTAACTGAAAATAAAGAGGGATTTGTGGGTTCTAATTCTTCTACTTCTTCACCACCCAAAAATGCTTTACTTTTAACTCGGTGTAGATCAGCACCATACCGATCTTCATCTTTAGCAAGTAGATTTTGGGGTTCTCCTTTAAACTCATCAGAAGAACCAGAGGATAATACCGAAATCGAAATACTAAAATTAAAGACTGAAGAATTGGAAGAAAAATCAGTTCTTGAAAACCCCATTTCGCCAAACGGTGAAAATGGGGATTTGGAGTTGAGAAAAAGCCATGAAAGTGAAGAAATGGAGAGTTCTAATGGTGAAAGTAGCAGagaagaagaagctgaagaaAAAAATGGAGGAGCTTATGTTCATCCTTTATTGCTAACAAGGTGTAAATCAGAACCAGCAAAAAGAGGAGAAAGGCTAAATCCAGATTCAGTTTTGTGTATGCAAAGAAGGTCTACTGATCCTGATTCTCAAACATGA